The following DNA comes from Rosa rugosa chromosome 5, drRosRugo1.1, whole genome shotgun sequence.
GGACATGTTAGTTGAATAGGAATTTGCTATCGTTCTTTTCATGTTTGTGTTCTTTTGTAGTTGCTATGCCATATGGACTATGCAGTCAAAGAAGTGTCTACATCCCTAATTGAGAATAATTTTGGAATTCTAAATCTTTTGCATTGAAGCATCTTTCACCTTCTATACTGATATACGTAATCTTCTCTTTGGCACTAGGACTTGCACAGGATCTGTCAAATTGCAGTAACCTAAGTATAgacaaaaagagaaaacttGTCTatgaaatatcaaaatggtCACAGGGTGCTTCTGAAGTGCTACAGGCATGGAGTCGTCAGGAGATTTTACAAATTCTATGTGTAGAGATGGGGAAAGAAAGGAAATATACTGGCTTGACAAAAGTGAAAATAATAGAGCACCTTCTGAAAGTTGTGGCTGAAAACAAATCAGGAGGAGGTGATGTTGTAGCTGACGTTAAACCACAGTCATCCTCTGCATCTGGCCAAAGAATTACCAAAAGGCAGAGGAAAACTGAGAATCCATCTCGACTATCTGTTCCAGAAAACAATTCTCCCATCAATAGTAGTGGTTGCGAATTAGCGAATACTATATTCTGCAAAAACTCAGCTTGCAGAGCTTCCTTAAATCGAGAAGATGCATTTTGCAAGAGGTGTTCGTGTTGCATATGTTATCAGTATGATGATAACAAGGATCCTAGCCTATGGTTGGTTTGCAGCTCGGATCCTCCATTCCAGGTTAAATCATGTGGCATGTCGTGCCACCTTGATTGTGCTTTTAAACATGAAAGTTCTGGTATTGGAAAAGAGGGACAATGCATGGGACTTGATGGGAGCTTTTATTGTGTGTCTTGTGGTAAAGTGAATGATTTGCTCGGGTAAATATTCCTTTTAGCAACTCCATTTTTACTTTATTTCGTTATATTGGTTCAAGTTTTACTGATAACTGTGTATAACTGGGAACACTTTCATTATACTTTAGTTTTTCCCAACTCCtcaagaattttattttattttattttatttttttgaagtttttatatCTTTTTGAGTAAAGTTTACAAGACCACATATATTCTTTTATTAGAGTTGactattttatatttatttttataaagtTTCTATATCAACTTTGACTAAAGTAGCTTAAGACTAGAGATTAGAGATGGATAATAGCTTTGTAGATCAACTTtgttttcatatagtggttgtaTGAGTGTTGGATAATTAACATTAACAGTCTCACCTAAAAGCTGAAGTAATTTGTTTTATTGTTGTGCCATACCATTCTTATTTCACTCTCATGTGGAAACTAAGCTAGCATAGGAGACTATCCATCATCTTTTGTGCAACTACCTTAGCCCGGTGACTTCTCTTAGTCAATGACATATAGGCAATGTTGCGGAAGAAGTATTTGAGCAGgctttttgtttctcttttaaTTAGTTGTCAGGTAGtgttagtctttcttcaattaAAATCAGCAAAACTATCTCTGGTGATCTCTATTTTGGGAGTTCGTCACATTGGACCACATGAACAACACGTGCTGGGATGGATTTCCTGGGGGTGCTTCCACCTCTCCTTCTCAAAAGCACCGCTAAACTTTTATTAGAATAGCGAAGTTATTattatcatcatcattatttttattatttttctctggGAGTGTCTCCAAACATTGCCTGTGTTTTTAACATACATGTGTTCTATTCTGTTCCTTTTTAGAATAAAGTGTTTTAATTCTGTTTTTCAAATAAGGTGAAATTAACTTGAAGCTAATAGAAATATAAATTCACCTCTTAGGTATTGCTTTGTCACTGACTTCACTGCTTTCAATTAAGTTGACGCTAGACAAGGACTGCAAAAGTTGTAtttgttatttatatttttttattcttttatttttaaaataacCTTTTGATTTagttggtttttattttataataagCATTATTGTTTTGGAGCTCTTTCTCGGTTACAATGAGGTTGACATGCACTATCTGGCTATGTTCTTACTGAGTTTGTAATATTTTTTCGTAGTAGATCAATGTGCTATCATAACTACCTGCTATCTATAAGttgatggaattgatatgtATTTCTAAAGTCTCTACAGAAGCTTACTTCATGTCCCAATTTAACAGCATGAGAGCAGTTGACATTTTGCCTTTAAAAGCTCCTCTGTTTGTCATAATGTCTGTTCAACTAGCCAGAAGCTGTGGATTGTTGAGTTGATCAGTTGCAGACATGTGTTAGGAGTCTGTTACTAGAGAATAATGTGTTTGGGGTGAATATTTGCTGCAGTTTTGGCATTCGACTTGTTCGTAACATaggaattgagagagagagagagagagcaaattCAGTGGACATCTGGTCCCCTGTGATGTAATTTATTCATCCTTTTAACAAAAGAATTTTTCTTTAACCACCCCCACcccctcccaaaaaaaaaaaaaaaaagcagaagaAAGAACACTATTTTTGTGAGATTTTCCTCCAATACATCAATCTGATTCAGTTATGTACTCTTACATGTATGCAGATCCTGGCGAAAACAACTAGTGATAGCAAAGGATACCAGACGGGTGGACATACTCTGCTATCGTGTGTCCTTGAGTCATAAGTTTCTCAAAGGAACTGTGAAGTATCAAAAGCTTCACGAGATTGTAGATGAAGCTGTGAAGAAGCTTGAAGCTGAAGTGGGTCTGTTAACTGGCTTACCCAATAAGATGGGTCGTGGTATTGTTAATAGGCTTTCTTCTGGACCAGAGGTTCAGAGACTTTGTGCATTTGCTGTGGACTCCCTTGATTCATTAGTTTCCAATGCAACGTTCCATCCATTGCCCAAGCCTGAAATACAAGGTAATCCAAATTTGCATAACTGTCAAACCATCACCAGTCATTGGATTTAATTGTACACCAAAATTTGCTGATGAACCTAGTTACAAAATCTGTTTGCTGGTGGCCCTGTGCAAGAAACTTTAATTTGATGTGATTGAGTTAAGTAATTATTTCCTATGATCTCTTCAGCTATTTGGTCCCACAGTTACTTGGTTTTcatcttttcttttatattgttgCGCTCATTCTTCCTTACTAATTGAATCATGGAAAATCCATGAGGTTATTGGAGATATTATATTTATTGCTTTCTTCAGACATTTGTGTATCAAAGGAACCAACGGTGCTTGTGTTGATTGTACATCTTttaaaattttcagatttagATTTGATTGATCCAGATATGATCAGATTTGAGGACATCCATGCTACATCCCTCAACGTGATTTTGGGTTCTGTAGATCCTACCCCCGAAAGCTTGGTTGGTTACAGGTTATGGCATCGTAAGGCTCAAGATATGAGTTATCCAGCAGAGCCAACATGCACATTGTTACCACCAAAGACAAAGTTTATTGTCCCAGGACTAATTCCAGCTACAGAATACTGCTTTAAAGTCACTTCATTTGATGGTTCAAGACATCTGGGCATGTGTGAAGTTCGGATCTCCACAAGTACTGCTGGGGATGAAGTTCCAAATTGTTCAGTCACAGAGCGAAGTCAAAGCCCAGCTACCAACTATAGTGGCCTTTCTAATCCATCTTCAGTGGAAGATGAAACTAATAACATTACTCCCTATAGTGATCAAGCTGATAACCGAGCAGACACTTACCGTAATCAATGCGAGGACACTGAAAAGTCTACCTCTGCTAATTTGTCAAATGGTGCTATCACCTGCAATAGCATCGGCAGAGGACCTACAGAAGCCAATACAGTTTCTTTGCTGGATGAGGAACATGCGGCCTCCATATCCAATTTCGACGTCCTAAAACCTGAGTGCAAGCAATCACCCGAATGTCAAATTATTGAAGACATCAGTACTGGTAATGGGTCCAATTCCCCTGTTCGAACTGGAATGGAATGTGTGCCCTTTGTTAATAGCTCAGAAGCTTGCTTGCCCATCACTCCATGCAAATTGGAAACACTTAAAGATGGGTTAGGAAGGAACGAAAGATCCAATTCCAGCTGCAAGGATTTGAAAAATGGGGCTGGGAAAGGGGAGGAACCCCAAGATGGCAGTACGTCAAAGAAGAGAAGTGGGGAAAGGCAAGACGAGAAGTGTGTGGCAAATGGTGTTTCGGATAGGGATTTCGAGTATTATGTGAAGGTTATCAGATGGTTAGAATGTGAGGGACATATCGAGCAGAACTTTAGACAAAAATTTCTGACTTGGTATAGCTTGAGAGCAACCCCACAGGAGGTAAGGATTGTGAAGGTGTTTGTGGATACCTTTATTGAAGATCCAGCATCTCTTGCAGGGCAACTTATAGACACCTTTGCAGAAAGCATTTCAAGCAAGAAGTCATCTGTTGTGCCAAGTGGGTTCTGCATGAAACTTTGGCATTGACCATCTTCGTAAGGTTATTGTCGAGTTTTATGAGGGTCCAAGGGACATATCAAACAAACTTCAGGCCGAAATTATTGATTTGGTGTAGCTTAAGAGCAACCCACAAGAGGTAATGGTTGTTATGGTGTTTGTAAATACCTTATCAAAGTTCTAGCTCCTGGTGAAGAACAACTTGTTGACACCTTGTCAGAAAGCATTTCAAGCAAGAAGTCTTTTGTTGTGCCAAGTGGGTTCTGCATGAAGCTTTGGCATTGACTCTACAAGGTTATTGCTGTAAATTTCTAAGAAGTTTTTTCAGTCTAAGCCTATTCAGGGTTTATTCAGAAGTAAGTCTTCAGAGCTCCCAACACCTTTTACATAGTCCATCATCATTTATCATCATCCCCATTTGCCCATTCTTATTATAAGAATGTCAGAATTCAATTCTTATTagaattcaatttcttcttcattcATTAATATGTTTGTATTAGTAATTTTTTTTGCCCCATTTCTGTTCAGCAGATAAGTTACAACTCTCTATATTGATAATGTTTTGGCTTAGACCATCAACAATGGTTTCATGCTCTATTTGTTGCAAGGTGGATAAGCTCAAAAGTTTCAAAGTTCTGGTCTCAAAACCATGAAATTTAAGAGTTGCCTTTTGCCAATTAGTGATATGGAAGCTAGGAGTAGTGATATGGAAGCTAGGAATCTCGACTGTTTTACATTTATTTCCAAATTTGACTGCATTAATTTCATCATGAACATTTTACATGTAATGTGCTACTTGAAATGCATGAGCATCTCTTCTGAGCAGTTTGGTTTTGATAGTTAATGTTACTCTTAATGCCTTCATTGGTTCATCTTATATACTTAGGTCTCTACTCTTCTATTCTCTGTTAACATTTCTTGTTTTCTTGTAGTTGGTCTGTTCCCCTAGTTTGCTTTTGCttggtttttcttttaacaTATCTTTCAACAGAGATtccacccatttaatttctcattattACTTCACTCTACCATTTTCATTGTTGTTTCCATTCTCATTAAGAGTTAATTACAGATCATCCTGGTTTTCattctataaatgttgaacACTATTGATGAGCAATTTGATAAAATGGATGAGTCTGAGGGTACACTTATAACATGTTATTTTTATCTCCGTATTATATTTATAAAGCTCGTATAAAGATAGGATCAGATGCGGATCACATACTCAGACTGAATCACTAGATCTGTATCCTAGTATTCAGGATATTGGATTCATTATCAAACCTTGAACCTGTTAAGGTCTGTGATGCACAAAGCACTCCGGTCATTCGAAATTCCAGTTATTAGTACATGCAACTGATGCATCATCCTTGCTTGTAGCCACAACCCCCAAATGCTATTTAGGTTCTGTTTGAGACTGCTTCCGAGAAGGCTTTGATGTTTGGTAATAAAGTAGATATTCGGCAAAATTATAAATATACATTTGGGAATTTTGGAAGGACTTAAAAGTGATGACTTCCTCTTGGAGGTGCTACAGAAGATAAACACCGGAAGCGCTTGtgttcaattattcaaatcTTTTTCTTCCATATCCTTCAGTTGGAAAAAAATTGCCCAAAAAGTTTTTAAATATCAGAAGCTGCAAACATAATTGTTGCCAGCGAAAAGGGTATTCCTATTTGAACCCATACACTCAGTAGAGTTATAAGTATACCCAACATTTAAAAATGTATCCCTCTTCTTCCCAACTTACCCTGTTTTAAATCGCTAAATGGAAAACTCAAATCCAGCCCCACACTCTCCCCCTCCTACTTTTTCCACAGTCGACCATCTTTACAGTCCCCCATCTCCAACTATGTTCCATAAACAAGTAAGAAGATGGTATATTTCCACCCAATCTTTATATGCAATTTAAATGAAACTGATATAAATGGTTAACATGTATATGTTATATTGTCCTTGAGACCCCAAAAAGAGGATGATTCCAACTTACCTTCAAAGACAatgttttttaaaaaaaaaatatagaactAGAAGCATTTGGACCCAAGACTTTGGACTCCAAACTCATTGTAATTTGTTTGAATCTTCTGTGCATGTAGAAGAACCTTCTGAGACTAGAGACCCATCTCCACAATGAGTTGCTAATATGAAAACCCAACTGGCAGTAAGATTTGGAAGGAAAAGGGAAGACAAAGTATAATTAGGCATGGAGAGTAGTTGGAGAGACAACCATCATAGCGATTGCGATACAATGTTGAGTATGATTAAGGGCAAagattgaaaataaaaaatatattataaagGCCGGGTATACTTAGATCATTTTTAGCAATGTTagctatttttgagtcaaattttagccaaagtagctaaaaagtcattttagaaatacgtctgtatctgtgctctctattttagctaattttaagtctatattatttttaacttaagattaaatagtttaaatatatttataaattacataaaataactcgaaaaaaatgttttaaattatagagagtcttatctcgctctctatatttagaagcgagataactaaaagttataatagagagccacttagagcatctttagcaggctctctattttggctctttagctattttagagagcatgtttaactttttatctattttagcagctgcaccagactcctaagtgactctctgggttcgtgcgtctgcggtgcagtggattagtctggctttcgccgcaatgacGGTGCAGGTgttgggataccactgcatgggtgtgtgagttactaacctAACtttccgataaaaaaaaaatagagagcattgatgcagacataTTTCTATAGtgactagctaaaatgactttttagctattttggctaaaacTTAAcacaaaaatggctagcattgctaaagatgctcttaggagtcttgtgcagctgctaaacatgctctctaaaatagttAAGGAGGCAAAATAGAGagtttgctaaagatgctcttagagaTTTACTGGGTTCAAATAGAAAAACCCCAGGTCCCCAGCAAAAAGATTCCCATTTCACCATCACAATCTCCTTTCTGTTTATGGTTCTACAATTTTGATGATGATTATTCAGTATTTTGAAGAAAATTTATAGTTTTCTTGATCACTTTCAAAGCCTGAATAATTTATGGTTGTTGAATTGTTAGGACTTTAATATGTATGCTTCTTTTGAGTTTCTATGAGTCTAATGATGTTGGTTATGGTATGACGTACTTGTCATGATATAAGTTGTCCAAGATAATTCAAGGGTGAACTTCGTTTTTCTCCTTTCAAAAAGATAATAATATATTTAGGACTTTTTTAGGACTTTAAAATGTATGCTTCTTTTGAGTTTCTATGAGTAATAATGTTGGTTATGGTATGATGTCGTTATCACGATATAAGTTGTACAAAATAATTCAAGGGTGAACATTGTTTTCCTCCTTTTAGAAAGATGGTGATATATTTCGCGATCACTGTCATCGTTTTCCTCctattaataaaataataataaattttgCGAACTCTGTCATCGTTTTCCGATGCAGAAAGACATAGCTCGATCCTCCTAAACCCTAATGGAGAAATATATAGCTCGATCCTCATAGAGATGTAGCTTAACCCCAAAAGTAATTAGTTCAGTTAAGCTAATAAAGAACAAGAGGCGGTGACAAACTGCCGAAGCAACCCACCAAAAGTTGACATCAAATTTATCAGTTCAAATACAACTTGCAATGTATGTTGCACCTGTTTCTTCTTGTAGTGAACTGAAAAAACAACTTTATTTGAAAGGGTTGGAATTCAATCAAGCGGGCAGGCCGTTCCTTTACacttttttttacaattaaagATAATGTAATACATTAGGGGATATAGAACCAAGAACCCGGAATCATGAAAATGACGAACAATAGAATGCATGAGCCAACTAGGCTAAAAGTAAACACC
Coding sequences within:
- the LOC133708828 gene encoding VIN3-like protein 2, which encodes MASDSSTQGLAQDLSNCSNLSIDKKRKLVYEISKWSQGASEVLQAWSRQEILQILCVEMGKERKYTGLTKVKIIEHLLKVVAENKSGGGDVVADVKPQSSSASGQRITKRQRKTENPSRLSVPENNSPINSSGCELANTIFCKNSACRASLNREDAFCKRCSCCICYQYDDNKDPSLWLVCSSDPPFQVKSCGMSCHLDCAFKHESSGIGKEGQCMGLDGSFYCVSCGKVNDLLGSWRKQLVIAKDTRRVDILCYRVSLSHKFLKGTVKYQKLHEIVDEAVKKLEAEVGLLTGLPNKMGRGIVNRLSSGPEVQRLCAFAVDSLDSLVSNATFHPLPKPEIQDLDLIDPDMIRFEDIHATSLNVILGSVDPTPESLVGYRLWHRKAQDMSYPAEPTCTLLPPKTKFIVPGLIPATEYCFKVTSFDGSRHLGMCEVRISTSTAGDEVPNCSVTERSQSPATNYSGLSNPSSVEDETNNITPYSDQADNRADTYRNQCEDTEKSTSANLSNGAITCNSIGRGPTEANTVSLLDEEHAASISNFDVLKPECKQSPECQIIEDISTGNGSNSPVRTGMECVPFVNSSEACLPITPCKLETLKDGLGRNERSNSSCKDLKNGAGKGEEPQDGSTSKKRSGERQDEKCVANGVSDRDFEYYVKVIRWLECEGHIEQNFRQKFLTWYSLRATPQEVRIVKVFVDTFIEDPASLAGQLIDTFAESISSKKSSVVPSGFCMKLWH